From a region of the Notolabrus celidotus isolate fNotCel1 chromosome 14, fNotCel1.pri, whole genome shotgun sequence genome:
- the LOC117825229 gene encoding inositol-trisphosphate 3-kinase A-like, with protein MGQTRSDLSHTTATPVRAKWKAGETAKRLRIRTFRSGEKRRGEQINRNPMKNKVLSCLGRRKRDSSQTEADFGCGNGAGDPATRRDHRVGKLPRDEVTSVVGEQRASPSCFETQFGLDESIQHAVNREAPSGSSDASGLETRSGEASGAGCEEPKSGREDNASNPPARAMEDQPPGGTKQDRVVCEVRELTGTSVSAAPLLTSDPVTRISPDQPLDSGPLLKAEHAEDKMTKTESFTVSCSPKEAGDHTNYGPVETESRNDSEHPHQAPPGIGQSFSGTIPKLIITRDPSPTRSLETPAPLSVRTELSTGSCLELHPEDESPCSDSGCGGSPALMRSPRKLSNSSSIGLSSASSFEESEDDYTGSDIESSLSPARSLCSPDDGTVNKSWQKLKTMVHWSPFVVSFKKRYPWVQLAGHAGNFQAGEYGRLLKKYCECEQQCLQKLMKDTLRPYVPGYYGVVQRDEQDYNLMDDLLADFDSPSIMDCKMGSRTYLEEELIKARERPRLRKDMYEKMVAVDPGAPTEQEKAQQGVLKPRYMQWRETLSSTATMGFRIEGIKKSDGTCNTNFKKTKHREQVMQALEDFVGGNTQILKLYLQRLEELRSVLEQSHFFRSHEVVGSSLLFVHDASGKARVWMIDFGKTVPLPAPRTLDHRTPWVEGNREDGYLWGLDNLIDILSSMLPQTP; from the exons ATGGGCCAAACTCGCTCAGATCTCTCGCATACCACCGCCACCCCAGTCAGAGCGAAATGGAAAGCAGGCGAAACAGCCAAGCGACTCCGTATCCGCACATTTAGGAGCGGAGAGAAGCGACGCGGAGAACAGATAAACAGGAATCCGATGAAAAATAAAGTGCTGTCGTGTTTGGGAAGGAGAAAGCGAGACTCCAGTCAGACAGAAGCGGATTTTGGTTGCGGAAACGGAGCTGGAGATCCAGCAACGCGCCGCGATCACAGAGTAGGAAAGTTGCCGAGGGACGAGGTTACCTCGGTGGTCGGGGAACAACGAGCATCCCCCAGTTGCTTTGAGACACAGTTCGGCCTAGATGAAAGCATCCAACACGCCGTGAACCGAGAGGCACCGTCTGGCTCATCTGATGCGTCCGGTTTGGAAACACGCAGCGGTGAAGCCAGCGGTGCGGGCTGTGAGGAGCCGAAATCCGGACGAGAGGACAATGCCTCGAACCCCCCAGCTAGGGCCATGGAAGACCAGCCACCGGGGGGGACCAAGCAGGACCGTGTTGTGTGTGAAGTTAGGGAATTAACAGGGACAAGTGTGAGTGCTGCACCGCTGCTCACCTCTGACCCGGTCACTCGGATTAGCCCCGATCAACCTCTGGATAGTGGACCGTTGTTAAAAGCCGAGCACGCGGAGGATAAAATGACCAAAACTGAGAGTTTTACAGTTTCATGCTCCCCGAAAGAGGCCGGGGACCACACTAACTATGGACCGGTTGAAACTGAGAGTCGAAATGACTCTGAACACCCCCATCAAGCCCCCCCAGGGATAGGCCAAAGTTTTTCCGGAACCATTCCGAAGCTGATCATAACAAGAGACCCCAGTCCGACCCGGTCTCTGGAGACACCGGCCCCGCTGAGCGTCCGGACCGAGCTTAGCACCGGCTCGTGCCTGGAGCTTCACCCGGAGGACGAGTCCCCCTGCTCGGACAGCGGCTGTGGAGGATCCCCCGCGCTGATGCGATCCCCGAGGAAGCTGTCCAATTCCTCTTCCATCGGCCTGTCTTCAGCCTCGTCCTTCGAGGAATCCGAGGACGACTACACTGGGAGCGACATTGAGTCCAGTCTGTCACCGGCCCGGTCTCTGTGTAGTCCGGATGACGGGACAGTG aaTAAGTCCTGGCAGAAATTGAAGACCATGGTTCACTGGTCCCCCTTCGTTGTGTCCTTCAAGAAGCGCTACCCATGGGTGCAGCTAGCCGGTCATGCAG GTAACTTCCAGGCTGGAGAGTACGGCCGCTTGTTAAAGAAATACTGTGAGTGTGAGCAGCAGTGCCTGCAGAAGCTGATGAAGGACACCCTGCGTCCTTACGTGCCTGGTTATTATGGTGTAGTACAGAGAGACGAGCAGGACTACAATCTGATGGATGACCTGCTGGCTGACTTTGACTCACCCTCCATCATGGACTGTAAGATGGGCAGCAG GACGTACTTGGAGGAGGAGCTGATAAAAGCCAGAGAGCGACCACGTCTGCGGAAGGACATGTACGAGAAGATGGTGGCAGTGGACCCCGGGGCCCCCACCGAACAGGAGAAGGCCCAGCAGGGAGTCCTTAAACCCAGATACATGCAGTGGCGGGAGACACTCAGCTCCACAGCCACCATGGGCTTCCGCATTGAAGGCATTAAG AAATCTGATGGGACTTGTAACACCAACTTTAAGAAGACAAAGCACAGGGAGCAGGTGATGCAGGCCTTGGAGGACTTTGTTGGCGGCAACACTCAGATTCTG AAACTGTACCTGCAGCGTCTGGAGGAGCTCCGATCTGTTCTGGAGCAGTCACACTTCTTCAGGTCACACGAG GTTGTGGGTAGCTCTCTGCTATTCGTGCACGACGCCTCCGGGAAGGCCAGAGTGTGGATGATCGACTTCGGGAAGACGGTTCCCCTGCCGGCACCTCGGACCCTGGACCACAGGACGCCCTGGGTAGAAGGGAACAGGGAGGATGGCTACCTATGGGGACTGGACAACCTCATAGACATCCTCAGCAGTATGCTCCCACAGACACCTTGA